From Enterococcus mundtii, the proteins below share one genomic window:
- a CDS encoding response regulator encodes MYKIFIAEDEHLIRESLKRMITEFSTFLPLGSIKDASDGELALSMIAEQKPDILVTDIRMPFMNGIELANEVKKLLPDIQIIFISGYDEFTYAKAAIQLQVAEYLLKPIKPNELQKSLEQIIQKLDAVSLLKQSKETNGYSLEVQKNFYLNALFNNQLLLSEAIEEGRKLEREIAGNKYMVLLIANHTNKFFSDYDVFHEKMAELFDNDKQILFSSLSSRFIKLLIFDPNEDLLQKKANQVALLSHKTLGHTTDDLVIAIGYPVKRISEIPHSYQTAVHLLSYLKIDPKIKILSYLDYEKKLGNYGQSFDLKESIRLLRKSEISSFVEKLVKQTNQHADPLLVRHLIINELNELVTIRQKQTNQVVSFTTTEEIPNILSDTPLFIQYLEQMIYFLKEMVLENHMNQYKEVLEQSVTYIENHYFEPELSLKEVADHVHLSSSHFSTIFSQGIGQTFIDYLTEQRLSMARRLLRETNSKLSVIASEVGYNDPNYFSSIFKRKEKISPKEYRKKKQNSAHSLQENNYLVNE; translated from the coding sequence ATGTATAAAATTTTTATCGCAGAAGATGAACATTTGATTCGCGAATCATTGAAGAGGATGATCACTGAATTTTCAACCTTTCTACCCCTGGGCTCTATTAAAGATGCCAGCGATGGCGAACTTGCTTTATCAATGATTGCAGAACAAAAACCAGATATCTTGGTGACAGATATTCGTATGCCTTTTATGAATGGGATTGAACTAGCAAATGAAGTAAAAAAACTCTTGCCCGATATCCAAATCATTTTTATTAGCGGATATGATGAATTTACTTATGCAAAAGCTGCGATCCAACTTCAAGTAGCTGAGTATTTGTTAAAACCGATCAAACCTAATGAACTACAAAAGAGTCTAGAACAAATCATCCAAAAATTAGATGCTGTTTCCTTATTGAAACAGTCTAAAGAAACAAATGGCTATTCCTTAGAAGTACAAAAAAACTTCTACTTGAATGCTTTATTTAATAATCAATTACTACTTTCAGAAGCAATTGAAGAAGGTCGAAAACTGGAACGTGAAATCGCCGGAAATAAATATATGGTTCTTTTGATCGCTAATCATACAAATAAATTTTTTTCAGATTATGATGTTTTTCATGAAAAGATGGCCGAGCTATTCGATAACGATAAACAAATACTTTTTTCTTCCCTTTCTTCACGATTTATCAAACTATTGATTTTTGATCCAAATGAAGATCTATTACAAAAAAAAGCAAATCAAGTCGCATTGCTTTCTCATAAAACATTAGGTCATACGACAGATGATTTAGTTATCGCAATCGGTTATCCTGTCAAACGAATCAGCGAAATTCCACATAGTTATCAGACTGCTGTTCATTTGCTCAGTTACTTGAAGATCGATCCTAAAATAAAAATTCTTTCTTATTTAGATTATGAAAAAAAGCTTGGTAATTACGGACAATCTTTTGATCTAAAAGAATCCATTCGTTTACTAAGAAAAAGCGAAATTTCTTCGTTTGTTGAGAAGTTGGTTAAACAGACCAATCAACATGCCGATCCACTTCTCGTTAGGCATCTGATCATCAATGAGTTGAATGAATTAGTAACGATACGTCAAAAACAAACCAATCAAGTCGTTTCTTTTACCACTACAGAGGAAATCCCGAACATTCTGTCAGACACGCCTCTCTTCATCCAATACCTTGAACAAATGATTTACTTTTTAAAAGAAATGGTACTTGAGAATCACATGAATCAATATAAAGAAGTACTCGAACAATCCGTCACGTATATTGAGAACCACTATTTTGAACCAGAGCTTTCTCTTAAAGAAGTGGCTGATCATGTCCATTTGAGTAGCTCACATTTCAGTACGATTTTTTCTCAAGGGATAGGACAAACATTTATTGACTATCTTACTGAACAACGATTGAGCATGGCTAGGCGACTTTTGCGGGAAACCAATTCAAAACTATCTGTCATAGCCTCAGAAGTGGGATACAATGATCCAAATTATTTTAGTTCTATTTTTAAGCGAAAAGAAAAAATCTCACCTAAAGAGTATCGAAAAAAGAAACAAAATAGTGCACATTCTTTACAAGAAAATAATTATCTAGTCAACGAATAA
- a CDS encoding sensor histidine kinase: MKKNESIKVLLRHTSWLMLSLAITPLIISIALYTHYLFSYEKSIHNISIANQIASNVEETIIEEALGLTYGQITPEEFQQSNQINRIKEEISAIKVSTQNSQELATLNIVLRSLDNVSDYLDKIIANIHQKETFAENQALMLHVESAVKLAHDILQDFVKIEIDTASIKSEEVRSSLVILSTIEAVIIVLIFLLTRKFNTKMMYQIQQPMDEMIKMADALAEGHLNHRIKTPQNNELKKLSNSMNDMADNLVILLEENALKQYNLAQSEVRTLQAQIIPHFIYNSLDAILVLAEMGEIEKVKEMTYALSDFFRISLSQGKDWIPVEQEIRHCDNYLKILQIRYGDQLSYQLTIDPKVNNHPILKMILQPLIENAVYHGTKLVRRPGKINVKAYIDQEEFIHFWIIDNGKGITETKLEEINQELADGLDTNFHKGYGLFNVNKRLLLYYGTDASISISSRIDHGTVVHVVVPTKNIDRNEANV; encoded by the coding sequence ATGAAAAAGAACGAAAGCATTAAAGTACTACTTCGACATACAAGCTGGCTCATGTTATCTTTAGCAATCACGCCTTTGATCATTAGCATTGCACTTTATACACATTATCTTTTTTCCTATGAAAAAAGTATCCATAATATCTCGATTGCTAATCAAATCGCCAGTAACGTAGAAGAAACAATCATCGAAGAAGCTCTTGGATTAACTTATGGACAGATCACACCCGAAGAATTTCAACAGAGCAACCAGATCAATCGCATCAAAGAAGAAATCAGTGCCATCAAAGTCAGTACTCAAAACTCACAAGAATTAGCAACACTCAATATCGTTTTGCGCTCCCTTGATAATGTTTCTGACTATTTAGACAAAATCATTGCAAATATCCATCAAAAAGAAACATTCGCAGAAAATCAAGCATTGATGTTACATGTTGAATCTGCGGTCAAACTTGCCCATGACATCTTACAAGATTTTGTCAAAATCGAAATCGATACGGCTTCCATAAAAAGTGAAGAAGTTCGCAGTTCCTTGGTGATTCTCTCCACCATCGAGGCTGTTATCATCGTGCTGATTTTCCTATTGACAAGAAAGTTCAACACGAAAATGATGTACCAAATTCAACAGCCTATGGATGAAATGATCAAGATGGCTGATGCTTTAGCAGAAGGACATTTAAATCATCGGATCAAAACTCCACAAAATAATGAGTTAAAAAAATTAAGTAATAGCATGAATGATATGGCTGATAACTTAGTGATTTTGTTAGAGGAAAATGCGTTGAAGCAATATAATCTTGCGCAAAGTGAAGTCAGGACACTACAAGCTCAGATCATTCCCCATTTTATTTATAATAGTTTAGATGCCATTTTGGTGTTGGCAGAAATGGGCGAAATTGAAAAAGTCAAAGAAATGACATATGCCTTATCTGACTTTTTCCGCATTTCATTAAGCCAAGGAAAAGACTGGATACCAGTCGAACAGGAAATTCGACATTGCGACAATTACCTGAAGATTTTGCAAATCCGCTATGGAGACCAATTATCTTATCAATTAACCATTGATCCAAAAGTCAATAATCATCCAATATTGAAAATGATTCTTCAACCATTGATTGAAAATGCAGTCTATCATGGAACTAAATTGGTTCGTCGGCCAGGGAAAATCAACGTAAAAGCGTATATAGACCAAGAAGAATTTATCCATTTTTGGATCATTGATAACGGAAAAGGGATTACTGAAACCAAGTTAGAGGAGATCAACCAAGAACTCGCAGATGGTTTAGATACTAATTTCCATAAAGGATATGGACTCTTTAATGTCAACAAACGCTTACTTTTGTACTATGGAACCGATGCAAGTATCTCGATTTCTAGCAGAATCGATCACGGAACAGTCGTCCATGTCGTTGTCCCTACAAAAAATATAGATAGGAATGAAGCAAATGTATAA
- a CDS encoding PTS glucitol/sorbitol transporter subunit IIB, which translates to MSYHSIRVVRGTGGFGGPLVITPTEEKHKFIYITGGGEKPVIVDKIAELTGMEAVNGFKTSIPDNEIALAIVDCGGTLRCGIYPKKGIPTINVVPTGKSGPLAQYITEDIYVSAVGVNQITLTTEESTVGHSDNIGNKSGPTREYKYDTSKKITEQKAEQQNFIAKIGMGAGKVVATFNQSAREGVQTMINTVIPFMAFVSLLIGIIQGSGIGNFFANIMAPLAGNIWGLMIIGFICSLPFLSPLLGPGAVISQVIGTLIGVEIGKGNIPPQLALPALFAINTQNACDFIPVGLGLEEAEAETVEVGVPSVLYSRFLNGVPRVLVAWIASFGMYS; encoded by the coding sequence ATGAGCTATCACAGTATTCGAGTTGTAAGAGGAACTGGTGGGTTCGGAGGACCATTAGTGATCACACCAACAGAGGAAAAACATAAATTTATTTATATTACTGGTGGGGGAGAAAAACCAGTAATCGTCGATAAAATTGCTGAATTGACAGGAATGGAAGCAGTCAATGGCTTTAAAACTTCTATCCCAGATAATGAAATCGCTTTAGCAATCGTTGATTGCGGAGGGACATTGCGTTGTGGGATCTATCCAAAAAAAGGAATACCTACGATCAATGTCGTACCAACAGGAAAAAGCGGACCATTAGCACAATACATTACAGAAGACATTTACGTATCGGCAGTAGGGGTCAATCAAATCACGCTGACTACTGAAGAAAGCACGGTCGGTCATTCTGACAACATAGGAAATAAGAGTGGGCCAACACGTGAATATAAATACGATACAAGCAAAAAAATTACTGAACAAAAAGCGGAACAGCAGAATTTTATTGCAAAAATCGGCATGGGTGCAGGAAAAGTAGTGGCAACTTTTAATCAGTCCGCACGCGAAGGTGTACAGACGATGATCAATACGGTCATTCCGTTCATGGCATTTGTTTCCTTGTTGATCGGGATCATACAAGGATCTGGTATCGGTAATTTCTTTGCTAATATCATGGCACCTTTAGCAGGAAATATTTGGGGATTGATGATCATCGGTTTTATCTGTTCCTTACCGTTTCTTTCTCCATTATTAGGACCTGGGGCAGTCATCAGCCAAGTCATTGGGACACTGATCGGGGTGGAAATCGGTAAAGGCAATATTCCGCCACAGCTCGCTTTACCTGCGTTATTTGCAATCAATACTCAAAATGCTTGTGATTTCATCCCTGTCGGATTAGGCTTAGAAGAAGCAGAGGCTGAAACAGTAGAGGTTGGCGTACCTTCCGTTTTATATTCACGCTTTTTAAACGGTGTACCCAGAGTGTTAGTCGCATGGATAGCAAGCTTTGGAATGTATAGTTGA
- a CDS encoding fructose-6-phosphate aldolase, which yields MEFMLDTINIEKIRYYQSILPLSGVTSNPSIIKKERKIDLFAHFKEIKQLIGKASLHVQVVGETAEEILADAQVIMDHLGKDIFIKVPVNEPGLAAIKQLKAKGVNVTATAIYSEMQGYLAIAAGADYVAPYYNRMENLNIDAVAIIKALAMEIERTQSQTKILAASFKNVAQVNQACRQGAHSITASPDIFAQVFGMPSIHRAVTDFKKDWEETFGVKDVKALEESEQ from the coding sequence ATGGAATTTATGTTAGATACGATCAATATTGAGAAAATTCGTTATTATCAATCGATCCTCCCGCTATCTGGAGTAACGTCGAATCCCTCAATCATCAAAAAAGAAAGAAAGATCGATTTGTTTGCTCACTTTAAAGAAATCAAGCAGTTAATTGGAAAAGCCAGTTTACATGTTCAAGTAGTTGGAGAAACAGCAGAGGAGATTTTAGCTGATGCCCAAGTAATCATGGATCATCTTGGTAAGGATATTTTCATTAAAGTACCAGTGAACGAACCAGGATTGGCTGCCATCAAACAACTGAAAGCCAAAGGAGTAAATGTCACTGCTACCGCTATCTACTCTGAAATGCAAGGATACTTAGCAATTGCTGCAGGTGCCGATTATGTGGCACCTTATTATAACCGTATGGAAAATCTAAATATCGATGCTGTTGCTATTATCAAAGCACTAGCAATGGAAATCGAACGAACGCAATCTCAAACCAAAATCTTAGCAGCTAGTTTTAAAAATGTCGCACAAGTCAATCAAGCTTGCCGTCAAGGGGCGCATAGTATTACTGCGTCACCAGATATCTTTGCACAAGTATTCGGTATGCCTTCTATTCATAGGGCAGTGACAGATTTTAAGAAAGACTGGGAAGAGACATTCGGGGTCAAAGATGTGAAAGCATTAGAAGAATCAGAGCAATAA
- a CDS encoding LPXTG cell wall anchor domain-containing protein — MPSQPGASIPGLDIVIPDKSLNTVTPEIDPLIPINPGTITPEVDPGTGGETDPGTTTPEVDPGTGGETDPGTTTPEVDPGTGGETDPGTTTPEVDPGTGGETTDPGTGGETDPGTTTPEVAPGTGGETTDPGTTTPEVDPGTGEGETDPGTTTPEVDPGTGGETDPGTGTPEVDPGTGGETTDPGTGGETDPGTTTPEVDPGTGGETDPGTGTPEVDPGTGGGETDPGTTTPEVDPGTGGETNPGTGTPEVDPGTGGETDPGTGTPEVDPGTGGETDPGTGTPEVDPGTGGETDPGTTTPEVDPGTGGETNPGTGTPEVDPGTGGETDPATGTPEVDPGTGGGETDPGTGTPEVDPGTGGETDPGMTTPEVDPGAGGGETDPSTTTPEVNLSTGDGGETDLSSTTSTETTDTDNQVARNQVLSDNSSNDGLSSNKQTNDQTSNTQEISDSEDVSGKQLPKTGSSSGMFGKFVGGILVAFAGFFGLFKRNRRELQNDEDRVERVIKEEDEEQENKEENKDKK, encoded by the coding sequence TTGCCAAGTCAACCAGGAGCAAGTATTCCAGGTTTAGATATCGTAATACCAGATAAAAGTCTAAACACGGTCACGCCAGAGATTGATCCGTTAATACCTATTAACCCCGGCACGATCACACCAGAAGTCGATCCAGGTACAGGAGGCGAAACAGATCCCGGCACAACGACGCCAGAAGTAGACCCCGGCACAGGCGGAGAAACAGATCCAGGAACGACAACGCCGGAAGTCGATCCAGGTACCGGAGGAGAAACTGATCCAGGTACAACAACACCGGAAGTCGACCCAGGAACAGGAGGAGAAACTACCGATCCGGGCACAGGAGGCGAAACAGATCCAGGTACAACAACACCGGAAGTCGCCCCAGGAACAGGCGGAGAAACTACCGATCCCGGCACGACTACGCCAGAAGTAGACCCCGGCACGGGTGAAGGCGAAACAGATCCAGGAACGACGACGCCAGAAGTAGACCCAGGCACCGGAGGCGAAACCGATCCGGGCACAGGTACGCCAGAAGTCGATCCAGGAACAGGCGGAGAAACTACCGATCCCGGCACAGGAGGCGAAACAGATCCAGGTACGACCACGCCAGAAGTAGACCCAGGAACGGGAGGCGAAACAGATCCGGGCACAGGCACACCAGAAGTAGACCCCGGCACGGGTGGTGGCGAAACAGATCCCGGCACGACGACGCCAGAAGTCGATCCAGGTACCGGAGGCGAAACCAATCCGGGCACAGGCACACCAGAAGTAGACCCCGGTACCGGAGGCGAAACAGATCCGGGCACAGGTACGCCGGAAGTAGACCCAGGCACCGGAGGCGAAACAGATCCGGGCACAGGTACGCCAGAAGTCGATCCAGGTACGGGAGGCGAAACCGATCCCGGCACGACGACGCCAGAAGTAGACCCAGGAACGGGAGGCGAAACCAATCCGGGCACAGGTACGCCAGAAGTAGATCCAGGTACGGGCGGAGAAACTGATCCGGCCACTGGCACGCCAGAAGTAGACCCAGGCACGGGAGGCGGCGAAACCGATCCGGGCACAGGCACGCCGGAAGTAGACCCAGGCACGGGAGGCGAAACCGATCCAGGAATGACGACGCCAGAAGTAGACCCAGGCGCTGGTGGAGGAGAAACTGACCCAAGTACGACAACACCAGAGGTAAATCTAAGCACCGGTGATGGAGGCGAAACTGATTTAAGTAGTACCACATCAACTGAGACGACCGATACAGATAATCAAGTTGCAAGAAACCAAGTACTAAGTGATAACAGCTCTAATGATGGATTATCTAGTAATAAGCAAACGAATGACCAAACGAGTAACACACAAGAGATAAGTGACTCTGAAGATGTTTCAGGTAAGCAATTACCTAAGACTGGTTCAAGTTCAGGTATGTTTGGAAAATTTGTTGGTGGGATACTTGTTGCTTTTGCAGGATTCTTCGGACTGTTCAAACGCAACCGTCGTGAATTACAAAATGATGAAGATCGTGTCGAACGTGTGATCAAAGAGGAAGATGAAGAACAAGAAAATAAAGAGGAAAATAAGGATAAAAAGTAG
- a CDS encoding PTS glucitol/sorbitol transporter subunit IIA, whose protein sequence is MSVYSTNVTSIGAEATLFKEEKIVILFGKDAPDMLSAYCYNIELQPIHGEIKVGQQLFVNETSYRITSVGSLVNDNLKELGHITIKFDGSVKPELPGTLYVEGKEIVEIGIKTKISIK, encoded by the coding sequence ATGTCAGTTTATTCAACAAACGTAACTTCGATTGGGGCAGAAGCTACGCTATTCAAAGAAGAGAAGATCGTGATTCTATTTGGAAAAGATGCACCAGATATGCTATCAGCCTATTGTTATAATATTGAACTCCAGCCAATCCACGGAGAGATCAAAGTAGGACAACAGCTATTCGTCAATGAGACAAGCTATCGCATCACGTCTGTTGGAAGTTTGGTCAATGATAATCTAAAAGAGCTTGGACATATCACAATCAAGTTTGACGGATCAGTAAAACCTGAATTACCAGGTACTTTATATGTTGAAGGGAAAGAAATCGTAGAGATTGGTATCAAGACTAAAATCAGTATTAAATAA
- a CDS encoding FAD-dependent oxidoreductase, with translation MRIIIVGGNHAGIAAALRIREEYPDDEVIVFEKKDEITFVSQTIPLFLMGHQDIHSQANYATPHEIIAQGVDLRIQKEVTNIDAKKKTLNFRNVLSQHEHEISYDRLIMAAGSYPNLPPTGGKLNETLFLLKERKDAEAIEKFISEAHHAVVIGAGLVGVEIARILAQRKMKVTLIQSNARILDKYLDENAAIEVEKQLEEEGIQLLLGTRVTSYHTIDKKIWSRPKIEVETSSDLTIRADGVFVSVGFRPNSFLLAGQVETGDRGAIVVDKYMYTTDDSILAVGDCSTTYMDLTKENIYNPHASDAFRQGLIAAVNIHEKKQEVAMTTGTYKFNMDGFTIANTGITLNQAKKFGYDAEEVHYQNRYLERGGQFVHESIVKYSPIEKGRKNHYSSIYLVYEKKTKKILGLQVLGTVDISQYVNIISLAIQKNVTVPEIEFTDFFFEHGYKNPLGFTKILASLVREKERESGRDGKEERSNEIK, from the coding sequence ATGAGGATCATAATTGTTGGAGGGAACCATGCGGGGATTGCCGCAGCACTTCGTATTCGTGAGGAATATCCAGACGATGAAGTAATCGTATTTGAAAAAAAAGATGAAATAACATTTGTCTCTCAAACAATCCCATTATTTTTGATGGGACATCAAGATATCCACTCCCAAGCAAATTATGCAACACCGCATGAAATTATTGCTCAAGGAGTGGATTTACGCATTCAAAAAGAAGTAACTAACATCGATGCGAAAAAGAAGACGTTGAATTTTAGAAATGTGTTAAGTCAACATGAGCACGAAATATCTTATGACCGATTGATCATGGCTGCGGGCTCGTATCCCAACCTTCCTCCAACTGGCGGAAAACTAAATGAGACACTTTTTCTTTTGAAAGAGCGTAAGGATGCTGAAGCAATTGAAAAATTTATATCAGAAGCCCATCATGCGGTAGTGATTGGCGCTGGACTGGTCGGCGTAGAAATTGCTCGTATCTTAGCGCAACGAAAAATGAAAGTCACTTTGATCCAGTCAAATGCAAGAATCCTTGACAAATATTTGGATGAGAATGCCGCAATCGAAGTAGAGAAGCAACTAGAAGAAGAAGGTATTCAACTATTACTAGGTACTAGAGTGACAAGTTACCATACAATTGATAAAAAAATCTGGAGCCGACCTAAAATCGAAGTTGAAACTTCTTCTGATTTGACTATCCGTGCAGATGGCGTCTTTGTTTCTGTTGGCTTCCGACCAAATTCGTTCTTATTAGCTGGACAAGTCGAAACCGGTGACCGTGGAGCAATCGTCGTTGATAAGTACATGTATACAACCGATGATTCGATTTTAGCGGTAGGGGATTGCTCTACGACTTATATGGACTTGACCAAAGAAAATATTTATAATCCCCATGCTTCCGATGCGTTTCGTCAAGGGCTGATCGCTGCTGTCAATATCCACGAGAAAAAGCAAGAAGTAGCAATGACCACAGGAACGTATAAATTCAATATGGATGGATTTACCATTGCGAATACAGGAATCACACTCAATCAAGCAAAAAAATTCGGATATGACGCAGAAGAGGTACACTATCAGAATCGTTATCTAGAACGTGGTGGTCAGTTTGTCCATGAATCAATCGTCAAATACTCACCAATTGAGAAAGGTAGAAAAAATCATTATTCAAGTATTTATCTTGTTTATGAAAAGAAAACTAAAAAAATCTTAGGATTGCAGGTCCTAGGAACAGTTGATATTTCTCAATATGTCAATATCATCAGTTTAGCAATCCAAAAAAACGTGACCGTGCCAGAAATTGAATTTACGGATTTCTTTTTTGAACATGGCTACAAGAATCCACTAGGTTTTACAAAAATATTAGCCTCTTTAGTTAGGGAAAAAGAAAGAGAGAGTGGTCGTGATGGCAAAGAAGAAAGATCAAATGAAATTAAATAA
- a CDS encoding YitT family protein has product MKAEIKKLPVIIVGIISITVGLNMFLLPHQIASAGVGSIGFLLEMVLLIDRTLIVWAINLAMLCLAFIFLERAVFFKTLIGSLIFPIILAHTPTLTITQHFPIALVAGSFLFSLGIFILYQIGASNGGVTVPPLIFKKYFGIEHALGVLLTNTVIIVLNLVILGVRQAVISAISIYLISFFMKKLLQFQTQFLAIKPIDLVNESSPILDEQTNKNLAE; this is encoded by the coding sequence GTGAAAGCAGAAATAAAAAAATTACCTGTGATTATTGTTGGAATCATTAGTATTACTGTGGGACTAAATATGTTTTTGCTTCCACATCAAATTGCTTCAGCAGGCGTAGGATCAATTGGTTTTCTTCTAGAAATGGTCTTGCTGATCGATCGGACATTGATTGTTTGGGCAATCAATCTAGCGATGCTTTGCTTAGCTTTTATCTTTCTGGAAAGAGCTGTTTTTTTTAAAACCCTGATAGGTAGTTTGATATTTCCGATTATTTTAGCACACACACCGACTTTGACAATCACCCAACATTTCCCAATCGCCTTAGTCGCTGGCAGTTTTCTATTTAGTCTTGGAATATTCATTCTTTACCAAATCGGTGCCTCAAACGGCGGAGTTACGGTTCCTCCATTGATTTTCAAAAAATATTTTGGGATCGAACATGCTTTAGGTGTTTTACTGACAAATACCGTGATCATAGTTCTAAACCTTGTGATTCTGGGGGTAAGACAAGCGGTTATCTCTGCCATCTCTATTTATCTCATTTCATTTTTCATGAAAAAACTATTACAATTTCAAACTCAATTTTTAGCTATTAAGCCGATTGATTTAGTGAATGAGAGTTCGCCTATTCTAGATGAACAAACTAATAAAAACCTAGCAGAATAA